A single genomic interval of Asinibacterium sp. OR53 harbors:
- a CDS encoding NUDIX hydrolase, which produces MEPIKIIAGGGLVFNEAGALLMIFRRGKWDLPKGKLDEGETIEDCALREVKEETGLAAVIREELISMGYHHYFDLHLNNNVIKETHWFRMHAAGNQPLTPQTEEDITDIRWVQGTELEACLNDSYPNIVEVVREAIKK; this is translated from the coding sequence ATGGAACCGATAAAAATCATAGCGGGCGGCGGACTGGTCTTTAATGAGGCAGGTGCCTTACTCATGATCTTCAGGCGTGGCAAATGGGATCTTCCCAAAGGCAAGCTCGACGAAGGAGAAACGATTGAAGACTGCGCGCTGAGAGAAGTGAAAGAAGAAACCGGCCTCGCAGCAGTAATACGTGAAGAGCTCATATCCATGGGTTATCATCATTATTTCGATCTTCATTTAAACAATAACGTCATCAAAGAAACCCATTGGTTCCGTATGCATGCTGCCGGCAACCAGCCATTGACACCGCAAACGGAAGAAGACATTACGGATATCCGTTGGGTGCAAGGCACCGAATTGGAAGCCTGCTTGAACGATAGTTATCCTAATATCGTAGAGGTAGTCAGGGAAGCGATAAAGAAATAG